One segment of Vallicoccus soli DNA contains the following:
- the pknB gene encoding Stk1 family PASTA domain-containing Ser/Thr kinase: protein MDTALSDPLVGRVLDGRYRVVARIARGGMATVYEALDTRLDRPVAVKVMHPALAADEEAVARFIREARASARLSDPGVVAVFDQGTDGDEVFLVMEHVEGRTLRALLRERGRLGPGEALDLLERVLAALAAAHRAGIVHRDVKPENVLLADDGRVKVADFGLARAATSSHTGGALVGTVSYLAPELVERGVADARSDVYSAGVVLFELLTGGKPFTGDSAVQVAYRHVHDDVPPPSSRVPGLDPALDRIVARATSRDPDGRPADAGAMLDEVVAAHRRLGAEALEHDPGAPEPTLVVDADGHEPTTAVPRHGTPRRRRRSPLVALLLVLALLGGGTAWWYAAGPGARTDVPALLGLTAEQAADRAREAGLEVRTLDPAYSETVPAGQVLRTEPGPGGSVADGGTVGVVLSRGPERIAVPDVVGAPRDDAEAAVDGAGLQPVVEGRWDDDVPAGEVVSVSPGEGQELRRGTAVTLVVSRGPAPVELEDWSGRPADEATEALEGAGLVVEREEAYDEQVARGDVLVQDPAASTVRRGDTVTLLVSLGPPLVDVPRVVDRKVDDAREALEGAGFAVRTRGTEILGRVLTQSPGGGQAPKGSTVTLTTI, encoded by the coding sequence GTGGACACGGCGCTCTCGGACCCCCTCGTCGGGCGGGTGCTCGACGGGCGCTACCGGGTCGTCGCGCGCATCGCCCGGGGCGGCATGGCGACCGTGTACGAGGCGCTCGACACGCGCCTGGACCGCCCCGTCGCGGTCAAGGTCATGCACCCGGCGCTCGCCGCCGACGAGGAGGCCGTGGCCCGGTTCATCCGCGAGGCGCGGGCCAGCGCCCGGCTGTCCGACCCCGGCGTCGTCGCCGTGTTCGACCAGGGCACGGACGGCGACGAGGTCTTCCTCGTCATGGAGCACGTCGAGGGCCGGACCCTGCGGGCGCTGCTGCGCGAGCGCGGCCGGCTGGGCCCCGGCGAGGCGCTCGACCTGCTCGAGCGGGTGCTCGCGGCGCTGGCCGCGGCGCACCGCGCCGGCATCGTGCACCGCGACGTGAAGCCCGAGAACGTGCTGCTCGCCGACGACGGCCGGGTCAAGGTCGCCGACTTCGGCCTGGCCCGGGCCGCCACGAGCAGCCACACCGGCGGCGCGCTCGTCGGCACCGTCTCCTACCTCGCCCCCGAGCTGGTCGAGCGCGGGGTGGCCGACGCCCGCTCCGACGTGTACTCCGCGGGCGTCGTGCTGTTCGAGCTGCTCACCGGCGGCAAGCCGTTCACCGGCGACTCGGCGGTGCAGGTGGCCTACCGGCACGTCCACGACGACGTGCCGCCGCCGTCGAGCCGGGTGCCCGGCCTGGACCCGGCGCTGGACCGCATCGTCGCCCGCGCCACCTCCCGCGACCCCGACGGCCGGCCCGCCGACGCGGGGGCGATGCTCGACGAGGTCGTGGCGGCCCACCGCCGGCTCGGCGCGGAGGCGCTCGAGCACGACCCCGGCGCGCCGGAGCCGACGCTCGTCGTCGACGCGGACGGCCACGAGCCCACGACGGCCGTCCCGCGGCACGGCACGCCGCGGCGCCGCCGCCGCAGCCCGCTGGTGGCGCTGCTGCTCGTCCTCGCGCTGCTCGGCGGCGGCACGGCCTGGTGGTACGCCGCCGGCCCCGGCGCCCGCACCGACGTCCCCGCGCTGCTGGGCCTCACCGCCGAGCAGGCGGCCGACCGCGCGCGCGAGGCGGGCCTCGAGGTCCGCACGCTCGACCCCGCGTACAGCGAGACCGTCCCCGCCGGGCAGGTCCTGCGCACCGAGCCCGGGCCCGGCGGGTCCGTCGCCGACGGCGGCACCGTCGGCGTCGTCCTGTCCCGCGGGCCCGAGCGGATCGCCGTGCCCGACGTCGTCGGCGCCCCCCGCGACGACGCCGAGGCGGCGGTCGACGGCGCCGGGCTGCAGCCGGTCGTCGAGGGGCGCTGGGACGACGACGTGCCCGCCGGCGAGGTCGTCTCGGTGTCGCCCGGCGAGGGCCAGGAGCTGCGGCGCGGCACCGCCGTCACCCTCGTCGTCAGCCGCGGCCCCGCCCCCGTCGAGCTCGAGGACTGGAGCGGCCGCCCGGCCGACGAGGCGACCGAGGCGCTGGAGGGCGCCGGGCTCGTCGTCGAGCGCGAGGAGGCGTACGACGAGCAGGTCGCCCGCGGCGACGTCCTCGTGCAGGACCCGGCCGCCTCCACGGTGCGCCGCGGCGACACCGTCACCCTGCTCGTGAGCCTCGGCCCGCCGCTCGTCGACGTGCCCCGCGTCGTCGACCGCAAGGTGGACGACGCGCGGGAGGCCCTCGAGGGCGCCGGGTTCGCCGTGCGCACCCGCGGCACGGAGATCCTCGGGCGCGTCCTCACCCAGAGCCCCGGCGGCGGGCAGGCGCCCAAGGGCTCCACCGTCACCCTGACGACGATCTGA
- a CDS encoding polyprenyl synthetase family protein: protein MSPADPVLDREDLRTRVQKALDDVLARQAAALEDVSVDLAPLVEAATALLSGGKRLRPAFCYWGWRGAGGADGTGIVQAAAALELFQAAALVHDDVMDGSDTRRGMPAAHRRLAALHRGNAWVGSADRFGEAGAILLGDLFLSWSDEVLVASGLGDEELRRGRATFDLMRTQLMGGQYLDMLEQARAATDGSSVERARRVIRFKSAKYSVEHPLVLGGSLAGAGPEQLAAYSAYGLPLGEAFQLRDDVLGVFGDPAETGKPAGDDLREGKRTVLVAMALEQASPAQAAAVQRHLGDPHLDAHGVAVLREVLVDTGALARVEALIEELTARAHAALDGTALEHDARTVLTGLVGAATARSV from the coding sequence GTGAGCCCCGCCGACCCCGTCCTCGACCGGGAGGACCTGCGCACCCGCGTGCAGAAGGCCCTGGACGACGTCCTCGCCCGCCAGGCGGCCGCGCTGGAGGACGTCAGCGTCGACCTGGCCCCGCTCGTGGAGGCGGCGACGGCCCTGCTCAGCGGGGGCAAGCGGCTCCGCCCGGCGTTCTGCTACTGGGGCTGGCGGGGCGCGGGCGGCGCCGACGGCACGGGCATCGTGCAGGCCGCCGCCGCGCTCGAGCTCTTCCAGGCCGCGGCGCTCGTGCACGACGACGTGATGGACGGCAGCGACACCCGCCGCGGCATGCCCGCCGCCCACCGGCGCCTGGCCGCGCTGCACCGCGGCAACGCGTGGGTGGGCAGCGCCGACCGCTTCGGCGAGGCCGGCGCCATCCTGCTCGGCGACCTGTTCCTCTCCTGGTCCGACGAGGTCCTCGTCGCCAGCGGGCTCGGCGACGAGGAGCTGCGCCGGGGCCGGGCGACCTTCGACCTCATGCGCACCCAGCTCATGGGCGGGCAGTACCTCGACATGCTCGAGCAGGCGCGCGCGGCCACCGACGGCTCCTCGGTCGAGCGGGCCCGCCGGGTCATCCGGTTCAAGAGCGCGAAGTACAGCGTCGAGCACCCCCTCGTGCTCGGCGGCTCCCTCGCCGGCGCCGGGCCGGAGCAGCTCGCGGCCTACTCCGCGTACGGCCTGCCGCTCGGCGAGGCGTTCCAGCTGCGCGACGACGTCCTCGGCGTGTTCGGCGACCCCGCCGAGACCGGCAAGCCCGCGGGCGACGACCTGCGCGAGGGCAAGCGCACCGTCCTCGTCGCGATGGCGCTCGAGCAGGCCTCGCCGGCCCAGGCCGCGGCCGTGCAGCGCCACCTCGGCGACCCGCACCTCGACGCGCACGGGGTCGCCGTGCTGCGCGAGGTGCTGGTGGACACCGGCGCCCTCGCCCGGGTGGAGGCGCTCATCGAGGAGCTCACCGCCCGCGCGCACGCCGCGCTCGACGGCACCGCGCTCGAGCACGACGCCCGCACGGTCCTCACCGGCCTGGTCGGGGCCGCCACGGCGCGCTCGGTCTGA
- a CDS encoding LysM peptidoglycan-binding domain-containing protein: MPSSPSRRPRARHAAPAQHDAAALARGTARAVAVPAVIAAVATASAPGWTSYRVQPGETLSGIATRSGTSVDALVRANGLPAGGGYVRAGEVVQVPSGGPARRAATAPARPATHTVRAGDTLWGIARERGTTVGALVAANRLRSNTLQPGQVLRLGAGARAAAPAAAPASAAPRASGGPSHTVRAGDTLWSVARAHGTTVTALRRANGLGGDTIRPGQVLRLGAGGQAAPRQESATTFAGRTYPDDVVAAAARNRAALESAGVPSRDAVRDLIASTARSYGVDPALALAVSWQETGFQHDKVSVANAVGAMQVIPATGTWMSGVVGRDLDLLDPRDNATAGVALLRLLLSQARSEAEAVAGYYQGLTSVRERGMHADTELYVRNVLALKQRFS; the protein is encoded by the coding sequence GTGCCGAGCAGCCCGTCGCGCCGCCCCCGGGCGCGCCACGCCGCCCCCGCCCAGCACGACGCCGCCGCGCTCGCCCGCGGCACCGCCCGCGCCGTCGCGGTCCCCGCGGTCATCGCGGCCGTCGCGACCGCCTCGGCCCCGGGCTGGACCTCGTACCGCGTGCAGCCCGGCGAGACGCTCTCGGGCATCGCGACCCGCTCGGGCACGAGCGTCGACGCCCTCGTGCGGGCCAACGGCCTGCCGGCGGGCGGCGGGTACGTCCGCGCCGGCGAGGTCGTGCAGGTGCCCTCCGGCGGGCCCGCCCGCCGTGCCGCCACCGCGCCGGCGCGCCCCGCGACGCACACGGTCCGTGCCGGCGACACGCTGTGGGGCATCGCCCGCGAGCGCGGCACGACCGTCGGCGCGCTGGTCGCCGCGAACCGCCTGCGCTCGAACACCCTGCAGCCGGGGCAGGTGCTCCGCCTCGGCGCCGGCGCCCGCGCCGCCGCCCCCGCCGCCGCCCCCGCGTCCGCCGCCCCGCGCGCGTCCGGGGGCCCCTCGCACACGGTCCGCGCGGGCGACACGCTGTGGTCCGTCGCGCGGGCGCACGGCACGACCGTGACGGCGCTGCGCCGCGCCAACGGCCTCGGCGGCGACACGATCCGCCCGGGGCAGGTCCTGCGGCTGGGCGCCGGCGGGCAGGCGGCGCCGCGGCAGGAGTCCGCGACCACGTTCGCCGGGCGGACGTACCCGGACGACGTCGTCGCGGCCGCCGCGCGGAACCGCGCCGCGCTCGAGTCCGCCGGGGTGCCCTCGCGCGACGCGGTGCGCGACCTCATCGCCTCGACCGCGCGCTCGTACGGGGTCGACCCGGCGCTCGCCCTCGCCGTGAGCTGGCAGGAGACCGGCTTCCAGCACGACAAGGTCTCCGTGGCCAACGCCGTCGGCGCCATGCAGGTCATCCCGGCCACCGGGACCTGGATGTCCGGCGTGGTCGGGCGCGACCTCGACCTGCTCGACCCGCGGGACAACGCCACTGCGGGCGTCGCGCTGCTGCGCCTCCTGCTGTCCCAGGCGCGCTCGGAGGCCGAGGCCGTCGCCGGCTACTACCAGGGGCTCACCTCGGTGCGCGAGCGCGGGATGCACGCGGACACCGAGCTCTACGTGCGCAACGTCCTCGCGCTCAAGCAGCGCTTCTCCTGA
- a CDS encoding M20/M25/M40 family metallo-hydrolase translates to MTGQSPHHQTHQHAPGACPHDGLDRRTFLRRTGALGGLLAAGVAGGGLAADLLGGSAPARAAGEVAAGDLDPLALLREMLSYDTQNFGEGGNTRPHAEMLKAKWDAAGVSSKIIPTPQPDNVHLVARIEGDASNDPLLLLGHSDVVPVEREQWSVDPFGGVVKGGMVYGRGALDMKGANAAFISALLRHVSEGAKFDRDIIVLTDADEEAGSYGSAWLAQNHWDEIDAGMVLTEGGWFLAQEDGRTPMMITVTRQDKQYFNIDVTAEATATHSSKPIPDAAVVKLSRALARLGEWSAPVRITPVTRRYFEALARATEDERWARAIRQMLGARNAAVRERAAKVVVSRSDYPWLHSALLRTTHSFVIAEAGYKENVIPSTATARLNCRGLPGGQTPQQFMAQLRRVAGDDVTLEFQRYEGESDEDVEARLAQPKIASSVDSPLYRAIAASARATYPEAVFAPALFEAGTSLGPWVERGVPGYGVYPYVLDGPSLVTMHGNDERIGVQALRQGTEFMYGVFDRFRR, encoded by the coding sequence GTGACCGGCCAGTCCCCCCACCACCAGACCCACCAGCACGCGCCCGGCGCGTGCCCCCACGACGGCCTGGACCGGCGCACCTTCCTGCGCCGCACCGGCGCCCTGGGCGGCCTGCTCGCCGCGGGCGTCGCCGGCGGCGGCCTGGCCGCCGACCTGCTCGGCGGCTCGGCGCCCGCCCGGGCCGCCGGCGAGGTCGCCGCGGGCGACCTCGACCCGCTGGCGCTGCTGCGGGAGATGCTCTCGTACGACACCCAGAACTTCGGCGAGGGCGGCAACACCCGCCCGCACGCGGAGATGCTCAAGGCCAAGTGGGACGCGGCCGGCGTCAGCTCGAAGATCATCCCGACGCCGCAGCCGGACAACGTCCACCTCGTCGCCCGCATCGAGGGCGACGCGTCGAACGACCCCCTGCTGCTGCTCGGGCACTCCGACGTGGTGCCGGTGGAGCGCGAGCAGTGGAGCGTCGACCCGTTCGGCGGCGTGGTCAAGGGCGGCATGGTCTACGGCCGCGGCGCCCTGGACATGAAGGGCGCCAACGCGGCCTTCATCAGCGCGCTGCTGCGGCACGTGTCGGAGGGCGCCAAGTTCGACCGCGACATCATCGTCCTCACCGACGCGGACGAGGAGGCCGGCTCGTACGGCTCCGCGTGGCTGGCGCAGAACCACTGGGACGAGATCGACGCCGGCATGGTCCTCACCGAGGGCGGCTGGTTCCTCGCCCAGGAGGACGGCCGGACGCCGATGATGATCACCGTCACCCGGCAGGACAAGCAGTACTTCAACATCGACGTCACGGCCGAGGCGACCGCCACCCACTCGTCGAAGCCGATCCCGGACGCGGCGGTCGTGAAGCTGTCCCGGGCCCTGGCACGGCTCGGCGAGTGGTCCGCGCCGGTGCGCATCACGCCCGTGACCCGGCGGTACTTCGAGGCGCTCGCCCGCGCGACGGAGGACGAGCGGTGGGCGCGCGCGATCCGCCAGATGCTGGGGGCGCGGAACGCGGCGGTGCGGGAGCGGGCGGCGAAGGTGGTCGTGTCGCGCAGCGACTACCCGTGGCTGCACAGCGCGCTGCTGCGCACCACGCACTCCTTCGTCATCGCCGAGGCCGGCTACAAGGAGAACGTCATCCCGTCCACGGCGACCGCACGGCTCAACTGCCGCGGCCTGCCCGGCGGGCAGACGCCGCAGCAGTTCATGGCCCAGCTGCGCCGGGTCGCCGGCGACGACGTGACCCTGGAGTTCCAGCGCTACGAGGGCGAGAGCGACGAGGACGTCGAGGCGCGCCTCGCCCAGCCCAAGATCGCCTCGTCGGTGGACTCGCCGCTCTACCGGGCGATCGCCGCGTCGGCGCGCGCGACGTACCCGGAGGCGGTCTTCGCCCCCGCCCTCTTCGAGGCCGGCACGAGCCTGGGGCCGTGGGTCGAGCGCGGGGTGCCCGGCTACGGCGTCTACCCCTACGTCCTCGACGGGCCCAGCCTCGTCACCATGCACGGCAACGACGAGCGGATCGGGGTGCAGGCGCTGCGCCAGGGCACCGAGTTCATGTACGGGGTGTTCGACCGCTTCCGCCGCTGA
- a CDS encoding glycosyltransferase family 2 protein — protein sequence MENAQSQDVTTPRVAVVIAAHDEEAAIGATCRAAAAQDHPLVAVLVVADGCSDRTVEIARSVPGVTVVETVGNAHRKSGALNAAWRMLRGEVDYFACIDADTILPAESVTQWVRQMEAEPGTAGVSARFTMLPQEGRSWRQNTWARLQKAEFARWTDTALNRGGHTSVLAGTACMLRVSALDEVHEQRRGEGVDTGPWSYASHVEDFELTYRLRGLGHATKVSYEVRAYTDPMVEVGALWAQRMKWQGGTVEDLLAFGVNRLTLRDWGQQLLGLCAAAVRVGWLLTTLAFALAGSLHVQLLWFLVPLLFIANDVKQSLRVPHRDAKDVLLAALLLPQEAFAWMRAGWFLKAWGECLQARLTGRTRDRWALQYAAERAAA from the coding sequence ATGGAGAACGCGCAGTCACAGGACGTCACGACGCCGCGGGTGGCGGTCGTCATCGCGGCCCACGACGAGGAGGCCGCCATCGGGGCCACCTGCCGGGCCGCCGCCGCGCAGGACCACCCGCTCGTGGCGGTCCTCGTGGTGGCCGACGGCTGCTCCGACCGCACCGTCGAGATCGCCCGCTCGGTCCCCGGCGTCACCGTCGTGGAGACCGTGGGCAACGCGCACCGCAAGTCCGGGGCGCTCAACGCGGCGTGGCGGATGCTGCGCGGCGAGGTCGACTACTTCGCCTGCATCGACGCCGACACGATCCTGCCGGCGGAGTCCGTGACGCAGTGGGTGCGCCAGATGGAGGCCGAGCCGGGCACCGCGGGGGTCTCCGCGCGCTTCACCATGCTCCCGCAGGAGGGCCGCAGCTGGCGCCAGAACACGTGGGCCCGGCTGCAGAAGGCGGAGTTCGCCCGCTGGACCGACACGGCGCTGAACCGCGGCGGGCACACCAGCGTGCTCGCCGGCACCGCCTGCATGCTGCGCGTCTCCGCCCTCGACGAGGTCCACGAGCAGCGCCGCGGCGAGGGCGTCGACACCGGCCCCTGGTCGTACGCGTCCCACGTCGAGGACTTCGAGCTGACCTACCGGCTGCGCGGCCTCGGCCACGCGACCAAGGTGTCGTACGAGGTCCGCGCCTACACCGACCCCATGGTCGAGGTCGGCGCCCTCTGGGCGCAGCGCATGAAGTGGCAGGGCGGCACGGTCGAGGACCTGCTCGCCTTCGGCGTGAACCGGCTGACCCTGCGCGACTGGGGGCAGCAGCTGCTCGGCCTGTGCGCCGCCGCGGTGCGCGTCGGCTGGCTCCTCACGACCCTCGCCTTCGCCCTCGCCGGCTCGCTGCACGTGCAGCTGCTCTGGTTCCTCGTGCCGCTGCTGTTCATCGCCAACGACGTGAAGCAGTCGCTGCGGGTGCCGCACCGCGACGCGAAGGACGTCCTCCTGGCGGCGCTGCTGCTGCCGCAGGAGGCGTTCGCCTGGATGCGCGCCGGCTGGTTCCTCAAGGCCTGGGGCGAGTGCCTGCAGGCCCGCCTCACCGGGCGCACCCGCGACCGCTGGGCGCTGCAGTACGCCGCCGAGCGCGCCGCCGCCTGA
- a CDS encoding pyridoxal phosphate-dependent aminotransferase has product MLTERMRGFGTTVFAEMSALAVRTGAINLGQGFPDTDGPASLLEDAVAAIRAGANQYPPGPGVPELRRAVAAHQQRFYGLDVDPDDVLVTAGATEAVAAALLALCERGDEVVVLEPYYDAYAAGIALAGAERRTVPLRFPGFALDLDALRAAVTPRTRVLVVNSPHNPTGTVLTRAELEAVAALARERDLLVLTDEVYEHLVFSGSEHVPLATLPGMAERTLTVSSAGKTFSVTGWKVGWVHGPRELVAAVRTVKQFLTYVGAAPFQPAVARALGRPDEDYAREAADLEQRRDLLVAGLRAAGFATSVPQGTYFVVADAAPLGFEDGYELCRRLPELAGVVAVPLAPFHDDPALGRSLVRFCFCKRREVLEDAATRLARLGG; this is encoded by the coding sequence GTGCTGACCGAGCGGATGCGGGGCTTCGGCACGACCGTGTTCGCCGAGATGAGCGCGCTCGCCGTGCGCACCGGCGCGATCAACCTCGGCCAGGGGTTCCCCGACACCGACGGGCCGGCCTCGCTGCTGGAGGACGCCGTCGCGGCGATCCGCGCCGGCGCCAACCAGTACCCGCCGGGTCCCGGCGTGCCCGAGCTGCGCCGCGCGGTGGCCGCGCACCAGCAGCGCTTCTACGGCCTCGACGTCGACCCCGACGACGTGCTGGTCACCGCGGGCGCGACCGAGGCGGTCGCGGCCGCGCTGCTCGCGCTGTGCGAGCGCGGCGACGAGGTCGTCGTCCTCGAGCCCTACTACGACGCGTACGCGGCGGGGATCGCCCTGGCCGGCGCCGAGCGGCGCACGGTCCCGCTGCGCTTCCCGGGCTTCGCGCTCGACCTCGACGCCCTCCGGGCGGCGGTCACCCCGCGCACGCGGGTGCTCGTCGTGAACAGCCCGCACAACCCGACCGGCACGGTGCTGACGCGCGCCGAGCTCGAGGCGGTGGCGGCGCTGGCCCGCGAGCGCGACCTGCTCGTGCTCACCGACGAGGTGTACGAGCACCTGGTCTTCAGCGGCTCCGAGCACGTCCCGCTGGCGACGCTGCCGGGCATGGCCGAGCGGACCCTCACGGTGTCCTCGGCCGGCAAGACCTTCTCCGTCACCGGCTGGAAGGTGGGCTGGGTGCACGGCCCGCGCGAGCTGGTCGCCGCGGTCCGCACGGTCAAGCAGTTCCTCACGTACGTGGGCGCGGCGCCGTTCCAGCCGGCCGTCGCGCGCGCCCTGGGGCGCCCGGACGAGGACTACGCCCGCGAGGCGGCGGACCTCGAGCAGCGGCGGGACCTGCTCGTGGCCGGGCTGCGCGCCGCCGGCTTCGCGACCAGCGTGCCGCAGGGCACGTACTTCGTCGTCGCCGACGCGGCGCCGCTGGGCTTCGAGGACGGGTACGAGCTGTGCCGCCGGCTGCCCGAGCTCGCCGGCGTGGTGGCCGTGCCGCTCGCCCCGTTCCACGACGACCCCGCGCTCGGGCGCTCGCTCGTGCGGTTCTGCTTCTGCAAGCGGCGCGAGGTGCTGGAGGACGCCGCCACCCGGCTGGCCCGGCTCGGCGGCTGA
- a CDS encoding Rv2175c family DNA-binding protein: protein MSDADELERLVPAWLTLPDVAEALGVEVTRVRQLVKEGALAAVRRGERRVLQVPAAFVQDGQVLKGLQGTLTVLGDAGYTTEESLRWLFTPQDDLPGSPVDALVADRKTEVRRRAQALAF, encoded by the coding sequence GTGAGCGACGCAGACGAGCTCGAGCGGCTGGTCCCGGCCTGGCTGACCCTCCCCGACGTGGCCGAGGCGCTCGGCGTCGAGGTGACCCGGGTCCGCCAGCTGGTCAAGGAGGGCGCGCTGGCGGCGGTGCGCCGCGGCGAGCGCCGGGTGCTGCAGGTGCCCGCGGCCTTCGTGCAGGACGGGCAGGTGCTCAAGGGCCTGCAGGGGACGCTGACCGTCCTGGGCGACGCGGGCTACACGACGGAGGAGTCCCTGCGCTGGCTGTTCACGCCGCAGGACGACCTGCCGGGCAGCCCGGTCGACGCGCTCGTGGCCGACCGCAAGACCGAGGTGCGCCGCCGGGCCCAGGCCCTGGCGTTCTGA
- the crtI gene encoding phytoene desaturase family protein, whose translation MRQVTGPTDHVVVVGAGLGGLSAALRLAGAGRRVTVLEREDEPGGRAGVVRRGGYAFDTGPTVLTMPDLIADALDSVGEEMSDWLALKPVEPLYRATYADGSQLDVHPDADRMAAEIEAVVGPDEAAGYRRYVDFVSKVYRYEMRDFIDRNIDSPLDLVTPNLARLAGIGGFRRLAPKVGQFLRDDRTQRVFSFQAMYAGLSPYDALSLYAVIAYMDSVAGVYFPEGGMHAVPRALAGAAEKHGVEIRYGTEVSRVELRGQRATAVLTTDGERIPCDVVVLNPDLPVAYRDLLGFTPAKVRRLTYSPSCYVLHAGSDRRYDHAVHHNISFGASWEGVFREIIDEGRVMSDPSVLVTNPTYSDPALAPEGKHIYYVLFPTPNLQAGARSGLDWRIEEPRYREHVLRTMQERGWTGFGDSLEEVHTWTPLTWQAAGMEAGAPFAAAHTFRQTGPFRPKNVWGDNVVFTGSGTQPGVGVPMVLISGRLAAERITGPDPAYRSRALR comes from the coding sequence ATGCGCCAGGTCACCGGTCCCACGGACCACGTCGTCGTCGTCGGGGCGGGCCTCGGCGGGCTGTCGGCCGCGCTGCGCCTGGCCGGGGCCGGGCGGCGGGTCACCGTGCTCGAGCGCGAGGACGAGCCCGGCGGGCGCGCCGGCGTCGTCCGGCGCGGCGGCTACGCCTTCGACACCGGCCCGACGGTGCTCACCATGCCCGACCTCATCGCCGACGCCCTCGACAGCGTGGGCGAGGAGATGTCCGACTGGCTGGCCCTCAAGCCCGTCGAGCCGCTCTACCGGGCGACGTACGCCGACGGCTCGCAGCTCGACGTGCACCCCGACGCGGACCGGATGGCCGCCGAGATCGAGGCCGTCGTCGGGCCGGACGAGGCCGCGGGGTACCGGCGCTACGTCGACTTCGTGTCGAAGGTCTACCGCTACGAGATGCGCGACTTCATCGACCGCAACATCGACTCCCCGCTCGACCTCGTCACCCCGAACCTCGCGCGGCTCGCCGGCATCGGCGGCTTCCGCCGGCTGGCGCCGAAGGTCGGGCAGTTCCTGCGCGACGACCGCACGCAGCGGGTGTTCTCGTTCCAGGCGATGTACGCCGGCCTGTCCCCCTACGACGCCCTCTCCCTCTACGCGGTCATCGCGTACATGGACTCCGTCGCCGGCGTCTACTTCCCCGAGGGCGGGATGCACGCGGTGCCGCGCGCCCTCGCCGGTGCCGCCGAGAAGCACGGCGTCGAGATCCGGTACGGCACCGAGGTGTCCCGCGTCGAGCTCCGCGGCCAGCGGGCAACCGCTGTCCTCACGACCGACGGCGAGCGCATCCCGTGCGACGTCGTCGTGCTGAACCCCGACCTGCCCGTCGCGTACCGGGACCTGCTGGGCTTCACGCCGGCCAAGGTGCGGCGGCTGACCTACTCCCCGTCCTGCTACGTCCTGCACGCGGGCTCCGACCGGCGCTACGACCACGCCGTGCACCACAACATCTCCTTCGGCGCGTCCTGGGAAGGCGTGTTCCGGGAGATCATCGACGAGGGCCGGGTCATGAGCGACCCCTCGGTGCTGGTGACCAACCCGACGTACTCGGACCCCGCGCTCGCCCCCGAGGGCAAGCACATCTACTACGTCCTCTTCCCCACCCCGAACCTGCAGGCGGGCGCGCGCAGCGGCCTGGACTGGCGGATCGAGGAGCCGCGCTACCGCGAGCACGTGCTGCGCACCATGCAGGAGCGCGGCTGGACCGGCTTCGGCGACAGCCTCGAGGAGGTCCACACCTGGACCCCCCTCACCTGGCAGGCCGCGGGGATGGAGGCCGGCGCCCCGTTCGCCGCGGCCCACACCTTCCGCCAGACCGGCCCGTTCCGCCCCAAGAACGTCTGGGGCGACAACGTCGTCTTCACCGGCTCCGGCACCCAGCCCGGCGTCGGCGTCCCCATGGTCCTCATCAGCGGCCGGCTCGCCGCCGAGCGCATCACCGGCCCCGACCCCGCGTACCGCTCCCGCGCGCTGCGCTGA
- a CDS encoding phytoene/squalene synthase family protein: MSSRELDAAGIVDPRLRASYERCRALNAEHGKTYYLATLLLAPEKRPYVHALYGFARYADEFVDSFEHPDPDALLRWSDAFLRDWETGRSEDPVYSAAIDTARRWGIPKEHFEAFLGSMAMDITVTEYPTYEDLEKYMYGSAAVIGLQMVPVLEPLAGYEAEAEHCARRLGEAFQLSNFIRDVGEDLQRGRVYLPMEDLHAFGVTRVDLELGIVTRRVRELLAFEVERTRALYRDAEPGIALLHPTSRDCIRTAFELYGGILRAVEDADYDVLTRRVRVPLPRRLRVAGPRLLHAQRVRRTERRWHRLDADAASS, from the coding sequence ATGAGCAGCCGAGAGCTCGATGCCGCGGGCATCGTCGACCCGCGCCTGCGGGCGTCGTACGAGAGGTGCCGCGCGCTCAACGCCGAGCACGGCAAGACGTACTACCTGGCGACGCTGCTGCTCGCGCCGGAGAAGCGGCCGTACGTGCACGCGCTGTACGGGTTCGCGCGCTACGCGGACGAGTTCGTGGACTCCTTCGAGCACCCGGACCCCGACGCGCTCTTGCGGTGGTCGGACGCGTTCCTGCGCGACTGGGAGACCGGGCGCTCCGAGGACCCGGTGTACAGCGCGGCGATCGACACGGCGCGCCGCTGGGGCATCCCGAAGGAGCACTTCGAGGCGTTCCTCGGCTCGATGGCCATGGACATCACGGTGACCGAGTACCCGACGTACGAGGACCTCGAGAAGTACATGTACGGCTCGGCGGCGGTCATCGGGCTGCAGATGGTGCCCGTGCTGGAGCCGCTGGCGGGGTACGAGGCCGAGGCCGAGCACTGCGCCCGCCGGCTCGGCGAGGCGTTCCAGCTGAGCAACTTCATCCGCGACGTCGGCGAGGACCTGCAGCGGGGGCGGGTGTACCTGCCCATGGAGGACCTGCACGCGTTCGGCGTCACCCGGGTCGACCTCGAGCTCGGCATCGTCACGCGGCGGGTCCGCGAGCTGCTGGCGTTCGAGGTGGAGCGCACGCGCGCGCTCTACCGGGACGCCGAGCCGGGGATCGCGCTGCTGCACCCGACGAGCCGGGACTGCATCCGCACGGCGTTCGAGCTGTACGGCGGCATCCTGCGCGCCGTGGAGGACGCGGACTACGACGTGCTCACCCGCCGGGTGCGCGTGCCGCTCCCCCGCCGGCTGCGGGTCGCGGGGCCCCGGCTGCTGCACGCGCAGCGGGTACGGCGCACGGAGCGTCGCTGGCACCGCCTCGACGCGGACGCTGCGTCCTCCTAG